The following is a genomic window from Paenibacillus thiaminolyticus.
CGACATCCTCCATATTGACGGCTATCACACCTACGAAGCGGTTCGCAATGACTATACAACCTGGCTTCCGAAGCTGGCCGAGAACGGAATCGTATTGTTCCATGACATTGTCATCCGCATGGGAGATTTCGGTGTATACCGGCTGTGGGAAGAGCTTCAGGGACATCCCCATATCACATTCACTCATTCATGCGGACTTGGCGTGCTGTTCCCCAAAGGATGTCCTGCCGATTGGCTGCCGCTGATCGAGAATCAGGAAGCGCTTGTGGCGAACTATGCCGCGGGACAAATGTAGACGGGCTTCTGGGGCGTTACCCGTTCCTCTGCCGCAAGACAGCAGCAAATCTGCACAAGGAGGGCTGGATCGATGAATACGATCCCTAATCTTTTCTATCACCGGACGCGAGACTGGGCTGCCAGGTATGCCTTTGATATTCAATCGCTGCAAGAGCGGTACAAAATCATTTATCCGGAAGAAACCGCCGTCTTGCCTGCGCCCAAAGGGGTGGACTTGCCCCGTTGGCCGCCGCTATGCCGCTTCGACGAGGCCTTTGTGGCAGTCATCCCGGAAGGAAGAGTCATGACGGGGTGCGGGTACGTTGTTACCCCCGACCATCGCCGGCTTCTCGACGTGGAACTCGCCTATCCCTACCCGTTCAACGAGCTTCCTCCGCCGCAATATACAACTGACACCGTGGCCACATTAATGTGGGGCTGGAATATTCCCGGCTCCGCATATACACATGCCATTTTCGGGCATTGGTTTTTTGACATTTTGCCCCGAATTCATCTGCTGGAACAGAGCGGAATCGCTATCGATAAATATTTGATTGGCCAACTGATTTATCCATTTCAATATGAATCGCTGCAAATGCTCGGTTTTCCGATGGATAAGTTAATTCAAGTCGACCGGAACGACTTCCATCTGGCCGCGCGCAAGCTGGTCGTGCCTGCCGTCCCGTTCGTTCTGGGCGGGTGTCCCCGTTGGGCCAATCAATTCATCCGCTCCCGCCTGAAAGACGCTCATTCCATTCCTCCCCGTCCCGGCTATGAACGAATCTATGTCAGCCGGCAGGATGCGCACGTCCGTCACGTCGTCAATGAAGAGGAAGTTATGCAAGTGCTGGCCGAGAATGGCTTTGTCCGCATTGTGCTCACCCCGCTGTCCACGGCGGATAAAATTGCAATCTATTCTTCCGCTCACATTATCGTCTCTCCGTTCGGAAGCGGAAGCATTAATACTGTTTTTTGCAATCCAGGCTCTACCCTGATCGAACTAACGCCTGTTACGGTTATGGATGGTTACTTCTGGAAAATAAGCAATCATGCCGGGATGAACTACTTCGAGGTGCTCTGTAATATCGAGCAGCCGCCGAAGCCGCTCGGCGGCTCTGACAACCTGATCGTAGACATTGACAAGCTGAAGCGCGTGCTTCATATGGCGGGAATCTAGTCGCGTCCGCAAATAGAAATGCCGCTGCTAGGGCGCGCTCTCATCTCAATGAGTCTATTATCTAGGAAGGTGGTGTGCATTGCGATGCATTGGAACTATCATCAGCCTGTGTTTGCAACGGATTCCGCGCCGGAGCTGCCGCGTGAGTTCATGACGCATGGCGCCTGGTCCGGCCATCGCCGCTTTGCATATGATCTGGTCCGCTTCGCCCGGCCTCGCACGATCGTGGAATTGGGCACGCTGTACGGCACCTCGTTCTTCACCTTCTGCCAAGCGGTGAAGGACGGACAGCTTGCGGCGCGCTGCTTCGCGGTCGATACCTGGAAGGGAGACCCGCATGCCGGCAGCTATGACGATGTCGTCTACCAAGCGGTGCAAGCCGTTACGGCCCGTGAATTTCCGTATATCGGCACCTTGGTGCGGAGCGATTTCGACGGGGCGGTGAATCTTTTCGCCGACGGTTCCATTGATGTGCTTCATATCGACGGCTATCACACCTATGAGGCCGTTCATCACGACTATACGACATGGTATCCGAAGCTGGCCGAGAATGGGATCGTGCTGTTCCATGACACTGCGGTCCGCCTGTGGGATTTCGGTGTATACCGGTTGTGGGAAGAACTCGGGACGCATCCGCACATTACGTTCCCCCATTCGAACGGGCTCGGCGTCCTGTTCCCCAAAGGTTGTCCAGTGAACTGGCTGCCTCTGATCGCGAACAAGGACGCGCTTGCGGATAACTATGCCGCAGGACAAGTGTGATGCATGGCCATGCCGGCTACTGCGGCACCCGGCGATGATGAGCAGAGGAGGGCTTGAATTATGAATACGATACCCGATCAGTTTTATGTAAAGACACGGGACTGGGTTGCCCAGTTTGCCTCTGACCCTCAGCTCGTGCATGAAAGGTATAAAGTCATTTATCCGAAGGAAACGATTCATCTGCCTGCGCCCAACGGAGAGGATGGGAAGCGCTGGCCATCGGCATGCCATTTCGAGGAAGCCTTCGTGGCGGTTATTCCGGAAGGAAGAATCATGACCGGGAACGGCTATGTCGTCACTCCCGATCATAAGCGGCTGCTCGATGTGGAGTATGCCTATCCTTATCCGTTCAGCGAGCTTCCTCCGCCGAAATATACGGAGGAGACGGTAGCCACCTTGATCTGGGGCTGGAACATTCCCGGGGTCGCTTATACGCAGGCCATTTACGGCCATTGGTTTTTCGACATTTTGCCGCGGATTCATTTGCTAGAGCAAAGCGGCATCGTTATTGACAAATATTTGATTGGCAAGCTGACGCATTCGTTCCAATATGAATCGCTTCGAATGCTCGGCTTCCCGATCGACAAATTAATTGAAGTTGACCGCGATGACTATCATCTCGTCGCGCGCAAGCTGGTCGTGCCTGCGGTCCCGGTCATCCTCGGCAAGAGCCCGCGCTGGGCCTATCAATTCATCCGCACGCGGTTGAGAGATGATCACCAAATTCCGCCCCGGCCAGGGTTTGAGCGAATTTATGTCAGCCGGGAGGATGCACACGCCCGCTTCGTCGTCAATGAGGAGGAGGTCATGCAGGTGCTGGCCGAGAAGGGCTTTACCCGCATCGTGCTCACCCCGCTGTCCATGGAAGAGAAGATCTCCATCTACTCTTCCGCTCAAGCCATCGTCGCCCCGTTCGGAAGCGGCAATGTGAATGTTGCGTTCTGTAATCCGGGTACAACGATGATCGAGCTGTCTCCCATAACCGTCGTCGATGATTATTTTTGGAAAATCAGCAATCACGCCTGTCTCAATTACTATGAAATCATTTGCGATATCGAGCAGCCGCCGAAGCCGGTTGGCGGGGCCGACAACCTGATCGTAGACATTGACAAGCTGAAGCGCGTGCTTCATATGGCGGGAATCTAGCTGCCCCATGCCGTGTATCAATGCTTGGACGTACCAATTCCCTTCTCTCTATCGACAAATAACTAATTTGTCTTCCACACTGCGATGGCCTAGTCTTCTGCTAGCTTGGAATCATACACATACCATATCCAATCCGATTGACAGGAGGAATGAGCCTTGTCTGACAGCCAGCGGACAATCGTTATCGGGGCGGGCGGGCATGCCAAAGTCATCATTGACACTCTTCGGGCCGATTCCGCCGTCGACCTTGCCGGCTGCACTTCCGTGGCCGGAAGCGGCTGCGTGGGCGGAGTTCCCGTCCTGGGGGATGATTCGATCCTGCCGGAGCTGTATGCACAAGGGGTCCATCAGGCATTCGTGGCCATCGGCGACAACCGCATTCGCAGGAAGATGGCCCGCATCGCCGTGGACATCGGCTACACCCTTATCAACGCGATCAGCCAATACGCCTATATTTCCCCCTCGGCTAGCCTTGGGTCAGGCATCGCCATCATGCCCGGGGCCGTCGTCAATGCGGAAGCCTGCATACAGGATTATGCCATCATCAACACCGGTGCAACTGTCGATCACGAATCCGTTATCGGAGAAGCGTGCCACATCGCTCCGGGAAGCCATTTATCCGGCAACGTGCGGATCGGGGAAGGCTCCTTCCTCGGGACCGGAACCCAGGTGATTGACGGCATCACGGTCGGAGCATGGTCGGTTCTGGGGGCAGGCGCCGTTGTCGTCCGCAATATTCCCGATCACTGCATCGCCATAGGGGTGCCGGCCCGTGTCATCACACATTTTGATCGGTAAGCAGTCTTGAATGTCGGAGGGAGAACCATGAAGAAATATTATCCTATAGCAGCTCCGATTCTGAACGGGAATGAGAAAAAATATGTAGCCGATTGTCTCGATTCGACGTGGATTTCTTCCAACGGTTCGTATCTGGGCATGTTCGAGCAGCAATTCGCCGCTTTTTGCCAGACGAAGCATGCAATTACTTGCAGCAACGGTACGACCGCGCTCCATCTGGCGCTCATCGCGCACGGAGTCGAACCGGGAGATGAAGTGATTGTTCCGACGCTGACATTCGCCGCTACGGCGAATGCTGTCGCGTATTGCGGGGCGACACCGGTGTTCGTCGATTCCGAGCCGGAGACGTGGAACATGGATCCGAAGGCGGTCGTGCGTAAGATTACGCCCCGAACGAAGGGCATTATTGCCGTCCATCTGTACGGGCACCCCGTTCATATGGATCCGATTATGCAAGCGGCACGGGAACACGGATTATTTGTCATCGAGGATGCCGCCGAAGCCATCGGCGCCGAATACAAGGGAAGAAGAGCTGGCTCTCTCGGCCACACGGCCGCCTTCAGCTTATTCGGCAATAAAATCATTACAACAGGCGAAGGCGGCATCATTACTACGGATGATGACGATATCGCCGAGAACATTCGCCTGTTCAAAGGACAGGGCATGGATAAATCCCGCAAATATTGGCATACGGTCATTGGATACAATTACCGCATGACCAATATCCAGGCCGCGATCGGCTGCGCGCAAGTCGAAAATATCGACTGGCATATCCAACAGCGCATTCGAGTAGCCATGCATTATTACGACTGCCTGCAGTACGATGAACGAATCTCGCTGCCGGTCCAGAAGGTATGGTCCAAAAACGTCTATTGGATGATGAGCGTCGTATTGAACGGGTGCTCGGAAGCGAAGCGGGACCGGGTCATGGAGCGATTGAAGGAGGATGGCATCGAGACGAGACCGTTCTTCTACCCGATGCACATTCTTCCGCCGTATCGGCATCTGCAGCCGCATACGGAGTTCCCGGTCGCGAACCGAATCGCTGCCCAAGGGATCAACTTGCCGAGCCATGGGGTATTGACCGAGGAAGATATTCATTGGATTGGCGGCAAGCTGCAGAGTGCGCTAGACAAGGAATCCTAATGCTGGGAATGGAGGGAGAAGGTTGAGCCGTCATTATCGAATCATTCATCATTTCTATGAGCTGATGAGACAGGAAGGGAAGGATTTTGTCCGACATATGTATATTCAGATGCTTCACCGTGAACCGGGCGAAGCCGAGCTGCACCATTACGTCAGTCTTCTATCCCTGCGAACAGACAAGTCATGGATTGCGATGAGCGTCCTGTGCAGTGAAGAAGCCGAACAGCTGTATCACCGCCCGGCCATCACGCTGATTCCTCAGCAGCAGGGCACCATCGCCAGCCGTGTTCACTCCTTTTATACTGCCGAACCGCTCTTTTTCCTTCACTCTTTATATGCAGAACTGCTCGGGCGCGCCCCTGATCCAGCCGGGATGGAAGGGCATTCGCGCACTCTCTCTTCCGGCGCCTCGCGCAAGACCCTGCTCAGTGCCTTCGTCAAGTCGGAGGAATGCCAGCGGCTTCTGTCTGGGCCGAACCTCCTTCCTCTTCCGCTGCAGCCGCATCCGGCTGCGGTGGGATGGGGCGGAAGTTCTCCCGTGACGCAGATCGGCATCTTCCTGGGCTACCCCCATCCCCTTGCCCTCGACGGCGAAGGGATCGGAAGATTTCTGTACCGGCTTATCGAGGGCTTCCTGACGATACGGCACGATACGGTCATCCATATTGCAGCTACACATTACAATGAAGCGGACACCCGCAACATCTTTAATGGCTTGAATGCCCGCTTTCCCGGCCGCTGCCAGGTTGTAGGATCCAATAACATCGGCTGGATCAACGATCATGTCCCCGCCGACATCTGGATCGTCCCTATCGTCTCGCTCGATCTGGCCCTGTATCTGAAGAAGCCGTATATTCTTTGTCTGCATGACCTCGTCCATCACCAATTGCCGGAGTTATATTCCGCGTACCAATCGGAGTTCTGCAACCGGGTGAACCGCACCGCCTATTATGTGATGGAGGGAGCTGCGGCCATCGTCTCTAGCTCGCAGTATGTCCGGCTGCATCACGCCGTCGCCCTGGGAGGAATGCCGATGGCCAAGACTCATGTCATTCGCCTGGCCCCGCCCAGCAGCGAATACCGATCCTTCCCGTCCGTTCCCGAAGCGGTATTCCGGGCGACATATCAGCTCTTCGAGCCTTATATTGTATTCCCGACGGTCCTCCGTCTTCACAAAAACTTCGAGCGCCTCATCGTCGCCTTCCTCCGGTACAGACAGTCGCCGGACGGCTTCGCATCCCGCCTGTGTCTCGTGTTCACAGACGATTTGAGCAACAATCCGAAGCGGGCCGAAGTGATGCATCTTCTCCTTCAGTGCCGGAACAAAGAAATCCGCGGCAGCGTCCGCTTTCTCGGCCGCATTCCGAAATCCCATATCCCTTCCTTGTATCAGTATGCAGCCGGCACCATTGTCCCGACGTTATTCGAGGGCAGCTGCCCGTTCCCGATACTGGAATCGTTGACGATGGGAACTCCGGCGGCGGTCAGCAAGCTGGAAGTGACGAAGGAACTGATACAGGATATGGAAGGATTTCTGGCCTTCAATCCGTATTCTCTGGAGGAAATGGAGGCTGCTATCCGAGGACTGTGGCTGCACCGGAATCAATTGCTGCCGCGTCAGCAGTCCGCGATAAGCCAGGCGATGCAGCGCTCCTGGAACGATGTCGCCGCCGAATATTACGCCCTTATCCAGTATGTCGCGGCAGCAGGCGGCTGAAAAGCGTCTGACTTTACATCCGCCTTTATAAACCGTGGTATTTCTGATAAGCGCGATGGAAGACAAGAATATATTTAAGCGCGATATCGTCCCATGTCTCGGAAGGATCGTGAATGCCGGCCATCGCCGAAGCTTTATAATGCGCATAATTGCCGAACAACTGGTCAAGCGCCCTTGTGATAGCGTCCGGCGATTCCGGGTCGAACCAGACGACCTCGGCGCTATGCCTTGACAGATGCTCGCGCATGACAGGGATATCGGAGCACAGCACCGGCACGCCCAGCTTCAGCGCTTCCTCAACGGGATAGCTCCCGCCGCCTTCCGACAGGCTCGGCATAATCAGCGCCTGGGCCTGGCGCACAAGCGGAATGACATCGTTGTCCGGGACGAAGCCGAGTGGATATAGATGTTCGTCCAGCCTCAGACCCGTTCGGTGGATGAGCGATACCAGTGCCGGAATGTACACCTGATCCGGCCATTGCGGCGGCACGCTTCGCAGCAGCTCCGTATTATGACCGAACAAAATAAGCGGAATCGGGTACTTTTCGCGAAACCGGGAGTAAGCCAGCAGCAGATTGTAATGGTTCTTGTGCGGGGAAATGTTGCTCGGGTACAGAATATATTGCTGCGGGATGCGGGCAGCTACGCCCGGGCTCAATTCGCCTGCCGCCAATGTCGGGGCTGGCACGATCGCATGCTCAATCACGGTGGCGGCTTCGCATGAAGGTCCGAAATGCTGAATTAGCCTGCCCTTGACATGATGGGAGGAGACGACGATTGACGTCATGTTGTCCAACCATTCCTTGGCGGCCCTCCAGACATACGTCACGACGGAGCCGCTTAAAAACGGAGGCACATAATCAAGCACCGTCGTATCATGGAAGGTGCAGATCGCAGGCATCCCAATCGGAACATATTCGGGCCCATGCGGCCAAAAAAAATAAACGACATGCATATCCTGAAGAAGGGCCTGCCCTTCAGCGGATTGAATGCTTCCGCTGAAATAGGCGATTTCCATATTCGGATAGCTTATGCCGTATAATCGCTCGCGGAATCGCGTCTCAGCGGAGATGACGAGCCTGACCCGCTCGATGCCTGCTTGCCTGGCCATGGCCGGCAGCAAATTAGACAGCAGCCGGGCCCCTCCTCCTACGGAAATCAGATTTGCGCACCATATCACAATCTTCATGTCGCCGGTCCTCCTCGCAGCGTATAACCCATGACTGAATTCCATCCTCAGCATCCTTAATGCTTATGCGGGGCAGAGCCCGAAAATGTATGGACAGCGTCATCCACTGTGCCGCATGTATACAATAATAAAATTCCTGATGACTAAGAATAGAAAAGTAAGGGAGGCAACGTTCGATGGCTCAAATTGTGTGGCATGGCAATGCATTTGATTCGACCGGTTATGCGAAGGCGACAAGGCAATATGTAATGGCTCTGCACGCTCGCGGCGCCGACGTGAAGCTCGTCAGCCATTCCGCTCTTCCTCCAATCGAGCTTCCGCGGGACCAGCGGGACATCTTGGAACATCTTCAGGCCAAGCCTCCGACGGCCGGACCGCGGATTCATATTTATCACTACATTCCAGAGCTGTGGCGGAGAAGAATTCGTCCCTCCTTCGGATTCACCTATTGGGAAACCTCAAAAATACCGGACTCTTGGGTTCGGCAGGCCAATCAAATGAACGGCGTATTTCTGCCCAGCACGCATAATATCGGCGTATTCCGCAATTCAGGCGTTACAGTACCCTTGATGTACATACGGCCATGCCTGCTGGAGCCGTACCGACCGCCTTCCCCGCAGGCCGCGCCGCCCTATATTCACGCCTTGCCCCCGTTCCGCTTCCTCAGCGTCTGCTCCTGGATTGAGCGTAAGGGCATCGACGTGCTGTTGAAGGCATTCTGGAACGAGTTCACGGCGGCCGATCAAGTATGTCTTGTCATCAAAACGGTTGGCAACGCAGACGTGCTGCATGAAGTCGAGCGGCTGAAGCAGGAGCAGCGGCTTCCCCATGTTCCCGCCCCGGTCTATATCGATCTGGAGCTGCGCAGCGAGCTGGAAATGGACGCGTTATACCGAAGCAGCCATGCCTTCGTCCTCGCCAGCCGCGGAGAGGGGGTCGGATACCCGGTGTTGGAGGCGGCGATGAGAGGGGTTCCGGTCATTACGACCGGATGGGGCGGCCATATGGATTTCTTAAATGAGTACAACAGCTACGCCATCCCTTATCATCTGGCGCCCGTCAAGCCGCAGCATTACTACAGCGGGTACCAGGCCGATCAGCTATGGGCGGAGCCGTCGGGAAGCGAACTGCAGCGCATTCTGCGCCACGTCCTGTCGCACGATGACGAGGCTGCGCTGAAGGGACAGATCGCGAAGCAGCATACAATGGCGCATTTCTCCCCCGACAATGCGGCACAGGAGCTCCTTCAGGCGCTGTCTGGATTGACGCGCCGTTCATTCACCCGTTAAGCGGAATAGATTGCTAGCGTCTAACTAACGTCTTAGCGCGTCTCTGCCTATCCCGTTAGCTCATTTCCTAAAAGAGGCTGGCCGCTTCCTTCCACTATCCCGTTGAATCAGACATTTCCCGAAAAATCACGGCGCGTTTCTCTCCCGCAAGCATTTTTTGAGATGGGCGATATTCGCATAATGGTGGCGGCTGTGATCGGCAACATGCCAGATGGCCCAGCGAATCGCAGCCTGATGCCCGTTCTCGTAGGGTACCGAGCGTTCCAGATCTTCGTCGCGCAGCCCCAAGCAGATCTCCCTGAATCTGTCCTGAACGTAATCATATTCATCCAACAGCGTCTCCAGCGGGATGCCGCGAATCGCCGGCAGTCTCCCTTCCGCGTCCGTCATCGGCCCGAAGCGTTCGGCAAGCTCTGCCGGAACCGCCATCGACTGCAGACGGTATACCCACTCAAGATCAACGACGGCAAGATGCCGGAGAAGCTGGGCAATGCTATTCATCTGATGATCCGGCCCCCGATAATCGATGTCCGTCTGGTTCAAGCCGGCGACCAGACGCTTCAGCCGCTCGTAATTATAAGTGACGGCGGCGTGCAGCAAGCCTACGGTCGGCGACATGCGCGGATCCGGATTAAAATCGTAGCGTTTCATTTTCGACTCTCCTTTCTGGCCCAAGGACGAAGCATCCCGACCAGATTTATTATTCTAAAGAAAGCATGCAATCTTTGTATCCTCTCCCAAAGCGTGCATGCCTCCTGTATCTCCTATTCCATTAGCCCCGGAAAAATGCGTGCGGTACGCGGGCATCCCAGCTCTCCGGAATCGGCAGGCCGAGGGCCGCCGCCACGATGGCAGCCGTATCCTTGAAGGTCAAGCCTTCCAGATTGGCGTTCGGGGCGATGCAAGGTCCGATTGCCGCCCAGAAGATTGTCCGATCCATCGGATGAGCGCTTCCGTGATTATAAGCATTCTCCCCGCCGCCACCATGATCTGTGACGAACAGGATGAGACTGTCCTCCAGCCACCCCCTTCGATCGATGGCATCCACAATGCGGAGCAGGCGCTCCTCCGCCTCTGCAATCGCCTGATGCTGCGGAGGCGTACCGTACCCGCTCTGGTGCCCAAACGCATCGGGGGCATCCAGGGCGATATAGAACAGGCGGACATCAGGCCGTAATTAATCGGCGGCCAGGCAGTGAACGAGGCTAGCATCCACTCCGGGTGCCGCTCGCGCGCAAGCCGGAAAAAGGACGGATACGCCGAGTCGAGCGGAAATCTCTCGGCGCCGGCGCGCTCGTTGTGGTAACCATGCTTGTCAGGCGTAACGCCGTGCAGCATCGATCCCCGGCACTCCGCGCTAATCGTCGGCAGCTCGGTCATCGCATCAAGCGTCACGACTCCGTACTGTCTTGCCAGGCGGGCAATCTTCGAGCGGTTCAATCTCTGAAGAAAATTGCCTGCTCCATCTCGATCCTCTCCCCTCTTCTGGATCAAATGATACCGTTATCATAGCACAACTATAGCAGACTTAGCAGACGGTTAACCGTGTAACGGAAAAAATTTGCAACCTGCTTTTAAAAGAAAAGCGGCAATAAAAAAGCATGCAACCCTTGTACCCGGCAGATACAAAAATCACATGCTTCCATGCTTGCCTCCCGTCAGGAGGGAGACAGACCTTGCTATTTGTCCATTGAGCTGTCTATGTCTGATGCCGATCAGGCACGCTTCATGGCTGCGATAATCAAATCGCCCATCGCCGCCGTCCCGATCGCCTTTGCTTTGTCGGTTGCGATATCCCCGGTACGGTGTCCGGCGTCCAGCACTTCCTTGACCGCGTTCTCAATCGATTGCGCGGCATCCTCGTAACCGAACGTGAGGCGGAACATCAGCGCTACCGACAAAATGGTCGCGATCGGATTCGCCGCTCCTTGGCCCGCAATGTCAGGCGCGGAACCGTGAACCGGCTCGTAGAGGCCGAAGCTGCCTTCTCCGAGCGAAGCGGAGGACAGCATGCCGATGGATCCCGTCAGCATGGCGGCTTCATCACTCAAAATATCTCCGAACATATTTTCCGTCACGATGACATCGAAGCTCGACGGCCGGCGCAGCAATTGCATCGCGCAGTTATCGACGAGCACATGCTCCAGCTCGACATCCGGATAATCCGGAGCGATGCGGTTCACCGTCTCGCGCCAGAGGCGGGATGTCTCCAGCACATTCGCCTTGTCAACCGAGGCGAGCTTCTTGCGGCGCTTCTGCGCAATCTCGAACGCCTGGCGCACGATACGCTCCACTTCCTGCACATTATAGACGCAGGTATCGACCGCCTCTTGCCCGTGCTCGCCCTCGCGGCGCAGCTTCTCGCCAAAATAGATGCCGCCGGTCAGCTCGCGCACCACGATGAGATCCGTTCCCTCCAGCACTTCCGGCTTCAAGGTGGAAGCGTCCTTCAAGCAGTCGAAGATGACTGCGGGACGGATATTCGAGAACAAACCAAGCGCCTTGCGAATGCCGAGCAGCCCGGTCTCCGGACGAAGCTCCTTTGGATTGCTGTCCCATTTCGGACCGCCGACCGCCCCGAGCAGCACCGCATCCGCCGCTTGGCACATTTGAAGCGTCTCCTCCGGAAGCGGGGTTCCCTTCTCGTCAATAGCAATGCCGCCGAACAAGCCGTGGCTTGTCTCGAAGGCATAGCCGAACAGCTCCTCCGTACGCTTCAATACTTTCTCCGCTTCGCGGACGACTTCCGGACCGATGCCGTCCCCGGCGATTACCGCGATTTTCTTCACTTCCGCCATGCCAGTCACTCCTCGTGTCATCATCATTTCTTTAGTTGTAACACAAAGCCCGGAGATTGACCAAGATATAAAATCTATTGTTTTGATAGGAGAAACCTATAAGCGAGGTGCATCTCCCGCGATCAGAACATACCCGGCGGAAGAAGTTGCTAGTCCGCATTCCTCACCGCCGGGCCTGTCCTGCCAGCTTCCGCTTAGACGGATCGTGCCTGCGGAACATTCCATCCGCGCAGCAGCGGCACCACCTTCGCATAGGCTTCATTGACATCCGCCGCATCGATGACGATAGGCTCCCGGTCGTACTGGAGCGCCGCATGCTCATAGCGCGGATCATAATAATACTCCAGCAGCAGCGCCGCTACGTCGTCATAGCGGCCGTCTTCCAGCGCGGACTCCACCTCGCGCGCA
Proteins encoded in this region:
- a CDS encoding class I SAM-dependent methyltransferase, with protein sequence MHWNYHQPVFATDSAPELPREFMTHGAWSGHRRFAYDLVRFARPRTIVELGTLYGTSFFTFCQAVKDGQLAARCFAVDTWKGDPHAGSYDDVVYQAVQAVTAREFPYIGTLVRSDFDGAVNLFADGSIDVLHIDGYHTYEAVHHDYTTWYPKLAENGIVLFHDTAVRLWDFGVYRLWEELGTHPHITFPHSNGLGVLFPKGCPVNWLPLIANKDALADNYAAGQV
- a CDS encoding glycosyltransferase family 4 protein, whose product is MAQIVWHGNAFDSTGYAKATRQYVMALHARGADVKLVSHSALPPIELPRDQRDILEHLQAKPPTAGPRIHIYHYIPELWRRRIRPSFGFTYWETSKIPDSWVRQANQMNGVFLPSTHNIGVFRNSGVTVPLMYIRPCLLEPYRPPSPQAAPPYIHALPPFRFLSVCSWIERKGIDVLLKAFWNEFTAADQVCLVIKTVGNADVLHEVERLKQEQRLPHVPAPVYIDLELRSELEMDALYRSSHAFVLASRGEGVGYPVLEAAMRGVPVITTGWGGHMDFLNEYNSYAIPYHLAPVKPQHYYSGYQADQLWAEPSGSELQRILRHVLSHDDEAALKGQIAKQHTMAHFSPDNAAQELLQALSGLTRRSFTR
- a CDS encoding acetyltransferase translates to MSDSQRTIVIGAGGHAKVIIDTLRADSAVDLAGCTSVAGSGCVGGVPVLGDDSILPELYAQGVHQAFVAIGDNRIRRKMARIAVDIGYTLINAISQYAYISPSASLGSGIAIMPGAVVNAEACIQDYAIINTGATVDHESVIGEACHIAPGSHLSGNVRIGEGSFLGTGTQVIDGITVGAWSVLGAGAVVVRNIPDHCIAIGVPARVITHFDR
- a CDS encoding DUF4214 domain-containing protein, with the protein product MSRHYRIIHHFYELMRQEGKDFVRHMYIQMLHREPGEAELHHYVSLLSLRTDKSWIAMSVLCSEEAEQLYHRPAITLIPQQQGTIASRVHSFYTAEPLFFLHSLYAELLGRAPDPAGMEGHSRTLSSGASRKTLLSAFVKSEECQRLLSGPNLLPLPLQPHPAAVGWGGSSPVTQIGIFLGYPHPLALDGEGIGRFLYRLIEGFLTIRHDTVIHIAATHYNEADTRNIFNGLNARFPGRCQVVGSNNIGWINDHVPADIWIVPIVSLDLALYLKKPYILCLHDLVHHQLPELYSAYQSEFCNRVNRTAYYVMEGAAAIVSSSQYVRLHHAVALGGMPMAKTHVIRLAPPSSEYRSFPSVPEAVFRATYQLFEPYIVFPTVLRLHKNFERLIVAFLRYRQSPDGFASRLCLVFTDDLSNNPKRAEVMHLLLQCRNKEIRGSVRFLGRIPKSHIPSLYQYAAGTIVPTLFEGSCPFPILESLTMGTPAAVSKLEVTKELIQDMEGFLAFNPYSLEEMEAAIRGLWLHRNQLLPRQQSAISQAMQRSWNDVAAEYYALIQYVAAAGG
- a CDS encoding glycosyltransferase family 61 protein, giving the protein MNTIPDQFYVKTRDWVAQFASDPQLVHERYKVIYPKETIHLPAPNGEDGKRWPSACHFEEAFVAVIPEGRIMTGNGYVVTPDHKRLLDVEYAYPYPFSELPPPKYTEETVATLIWGWNIPGVAYTQAIYGHWFFDILPRIHLLEQSGIVIDKYLIGKLTHSFQYESLRMLGFPIDKLIEVDRDDYHLVARKLVVPAVPVILGKSPRWAYQFIRTRLRDDHQIPPRPGFERIYVSREDAHARFVVNEEEVMQVLAEKGFTRIVLTPLSMEEKISIYSSAQAIVAPFGSGNVNVAFCNPGTTMIELSPITVVDDYFWKISNHACLNYYEIICDIEQPPKPVGGADNLIVDIDKLKRVLHMAGI
- a CDS encoding glycosyltransferase family 61 protein, translated to MNTIPNLFYHRTRDWAARYAFDIQSLQERYKIIYPEETAVLPAPKGVDLPRWPPLCRFDEAFVAVIPEGRVMTGCGYVVTPDHRRLLDVELAYPYPFNELPPPQYTTDTVATLMWGWNIPGSAYTHAIFGHWFFDILPRIHLLEQSGIAIDKYLIGQLIYPFQYESLQMLGFPMDKLIQVDRNDFHLAARKLVVPAVPFVLGGCPRWANQFIRSRLKDAHSIPPRPGYERIYVSRQDAHVRHVVNEEEVMQVLAENGFVRIVLTPLSTADKIAIYSSAHIIVSPFGSGSINTVFCNPGSTLIELTPVTVMDGYFWKISNHAGMNYFEVLCNIEQPPKPLGGSDNLIVDIDKLKRVLHMAGI
- a CDS encoding DegT/DnrJ/EryC1/StrS family aminotransferase; the protein is MKKYYPIAAPILNGNEKKYVADCLDSTWISSNGSYLGMFEQQFAAFCQTKHAITCSNGTTALHLALIAHGVEPGDEVIVPTLTFAATANAVAYCGATPVFVDSEPETWNMDPKAVVRKITPRTKGIIAVHLYGHPVHMDPIMQAAREHGLFVIEDAAEAIGAEYKGRRAGSLGHTAAFSLFGNKIITTGEGGIITTDDDDIAENIRLFKGQGMDKSRKYWHTVIGYNYRMTNIQAAIGCAQVENIDWHIQQRIRVAMHYYDCLQYDERISLPVQKVWSKNVYWMMSVVLNGCSEAKRDRVMERLKEDGIETRPFFYPMHILPPYRHLQPHTEFPVANRIAAQGINLPSHGVLTEEDIHWIGGKLQSALDKES
- a CDS encoding glycosyltransferase, translated to MKIVIWCANLISVGGGARLLSNLLPAMARQAGIERVRLVISAETRFRERLYGISYPNMEIAYFSGSIQSAEGQALLQDMHVVYFFWPHGPEYVPIGMPAICTFHDTTVLDYVPPFLSGSVVTYVWRAAKEWLDNMTSIVVSSHHVKGRLIQHFGPSCEAATVIEHAIVPAPTLAAGELSPGVAARIPQQYILYPSNISPHKNHYNLLLAYSRFREKYPIPLILFGHNTELLRSVPPQWPDQVYIPALVSLIHRTGLRLDEHLYPLGFVPDNDVIPLVRQAQALIMPSLSEGGGSYPVEEALKLGVPVLCSDIPVMREHLSRHSAEVVWFDPESPDAITRALDQLFGNYAHYKASAMAGIHDPSETWDDIALKYILVFHRAYQKYHGL